ACGGGTGCCGTGGTGAAGCGTCCGGTCGTGGTCAACGACCCGGAGCTGGGCGAGGTCGTCGCGGTCCGCTCGATGATCTACCTGGCCCTCTCCTACGACCACCGGCTGATCGACGGCGCCGACGCCGCCCGTTTCCTGGTCGCGGTCAAGGAGCGGCTGGAGGCCGGCAACTTCGAGGCCGAGCTGGGGCTGTGACCCGCTAGCAGGACCCGGAAGGGGGCGTACGGCTCACGCCGTACGCCCCCTTCGTCGTTCACGGGCGGCACCGCCGGTCGCCCTGGGAGACTCGGCCCATGCGCGGCGGTTGGAGGCGACACGTCGGGCCAACCGTCGAGGTCGCGCCCGGTGCCCGTGCGGACCGGTTCGAGATCCTCTTCGATCTGGTCTACGTCTTCTCGTTCTTCATCATCAGCCGCGCCGCCACGGCGGAGCTGACCGGCCGGGGCCTGCTGCACGCCATGCTGCTGCTGGCGGTGCTCTGGTGGTGCTGGGTCATCCACAGCGTGGTCGCCAACCGGGTCCGGCTCGGTGAGGGTTTCGTACCCGCGGTGGTCGTGGTCGTCATCATCGCGGTCTTCGCCTTCGCGCTGGCGAGCCCGCGGGCGTTCCGCGACTCCCCGGAGGGGCTGTCGGGGCCGCTCGTGGTGGCGTGCAGCTACCTGGTGATCCGCCTGGTGCTGATGGCCCTGTACGTGTACGCCGTGCGCGACGAGCCGAGCCGGATCCGTCGGCTCGGACCGTTCGTGCTGGAGCTGGCGTTCAGCGTCTCGCTGCTCTTCGCGGCGGCGTTGGTGCCACCCCGGGTCACCGACCCGGAGACGGCGGCACTGGTCCGTGACGGCCTCTGGGTCGTCCTGGTGGTCTTCCAGTACGCCACCCCGCTCGTTGCCGGCACCGCGAGCTGGACGGTGAGCTCGGCAGAGCACTGGACCGAGCGGTACGACCTCATCCTCATGATCGCCCTCGGTGAGTCGCTCATCTCGGTGGGCATCGGCAGCAACGTGATCGGTCTCCCGATCACCTGGCCGACGCTGGTCGCGGCGGCGCTGGGCATCGTGGGTATCGCCGCCCTGTGGTGGGCGCACTTCGACCTGGTGGCACCCGCCGCACGGCTGGCCATGCACGGCACGCGCGGCGATGCCCGGACCCGGCTGGCGCGGGACGCGTACGGGCACCTCTACCTCATCATGCTGGCCGGGATCGTGATCTTCGCCCTGGGCGGCGAGGAGCTGATGCACCAGGTGAGCGGCCCGCAGTTCCGGCTCGGCGATCCGCTGCACGGGACGGGAGCTCTCCTGCTGTACGGCGGGACGGTCTGTTTTCTGGTCGGCGACCTGCTCTTCCAGCTCCGTGTGCTGCACACCGTGACCTGGACCCGGGTGGGCGCCATCGTCGCGCTGACCGGGCTCGGGGCGCTCTCCGTACACCTGCCGTTGTTCGCCGCTTTCGGGCTGTTGATCGGGGTGGAGCTGGTCATGATGGCGGTCGAGATGGTCGTGCTCGCGTCCTCCCGGGAAGCGCTGCGCGAAGGGGTGCTCGAGGAACGGCTCGCCCGCGAGCGGTTCGAGACCGCCTGGCGCCAGCGGCGTTTCCACGACCAGCCCGACGACCGGCGCGGCTAGCCGGACGCGGCGCTCGACCGGCTCGCCGTCGCCCGGGCGACCCGTGAGCGCCCGGCACCGGCTGCCCGGATTCGAGCCCCGCACGGAACGGACGCTGACAGACTCGGACGGTGAAGGGCGGCAGGTGGCGTGGACGGCTCGGGCCGGCGGTCGCGGTCTCCCCGGGCACCCGGGTGGGGCGGTTCGAGATCTTCTTCGACCTGGTCTTCGTCTTCTCGTTCTTCATCATCACCCGGGCCACCGCACTGAACCCGAGTGGCGCCTCGCTGCTGCACGCCCTGCTGGTGCTGGCCGTGCTCTGGTGGTCGTGGGTGATGCACAGCGTGGTCGCCACCCGGGTCCGGTTGGGCGAGGGCTTCGTCCCGGTCCTGATGACCATCGCGATGGCCGGGCTGTTCACGTTCGCCCTGTCGCTGCCGCAGGCGTTCCGGGACCCGCGTGGCAATGCCGCCGGCCCGATGGTGGCGGCGATCAGCTACACCGCCATCCGGATCATCCACCTGTCGCTCTACCTGCACGTGGTACGGGACAGCCCGGTCGAGCGCCGGCAGCTGATGCGGTTCGCGCCGGAGGTGGTGGGGAGCACCCTGCTGCTGCTCGCCGCCGCGCTGATCCCGCCGAAGCTCGACGGCCTGGCCTCGGCGGGGGCGGTCCGGGACGGGCTGTGGGCCACCGTCGTGGTGCTGCAGTACGGCACCGGCCTCCTCGCCGGCACCTGGGGCTGGGGCGTCGCCTCCGCCGAGCACTGGACCGAGCGGTACGACCTGATCCTGATCATCGCGCTGGGTGAGTCGGTCATCTCCGTCGGTGTGGGGAGCAACCTGCTCGGGCAGCCGCCGACCTGGCCCGCGGTCACCGCGGCGGTGCTCGGCATCTTCTTCACCGCCGCCCTGTGGTGGGTGCACTACGACGTGATCGGGCCGGCGGCCCGGATCGCCCTGCACGCGGCGAAGAACGGCCCCCGGGTGGCCATGGCCCGGGACGCGTACGCCTACCTCTACCTGCCGATGATCGCCGGCATCATCCTGTTCGCGCTGGGCGCCGAGGCACTCGTGCACCAGGTCGCCGCTCCGGCCGTCCCCCTCCACGAGCCGGCCCACCGCTCCGCGGAGGCGCTGCTGTACGGCGGGGTGATCTGCTATCTGTGCGGCAACATGCTGTTCCAGCTACGGACCCTGCACACCCTGTCCTGGACCCGGGTCGGCACGGTGCTCCTGCTAGCCGGGTGCATCCCGGTCGCCGGTGCGGTGCCGGCGCTGGTCAGCCTGGGTCTGCTGACCGCGATCTGCGTGGGACTGGTGGCCGCCGAGGTGATGGTCTTCGGCGAGTCGCGGCAGGCGCTGCGGGCGCTGGTCTTCGAGGAACGGGCCACGCACGAGGCGCAGGAGGCCGCGTACCGGGCCCGCTGGCACGAGCCGGCGTCCGACGAGCCGTCCACCTGAGCGGGACGCCGCGCTGAACCGGGACGCCGTACGGTGCGTGTCGGGAACCGGCGGCCGGCACGCGGGCGCCGGACAGGACGGAGCGGACCATGACCACGGGGACGATCGACGCCGCGGCGGCGGGCAGTTGGCGACTGGGTGACCGGACGGTACACCGGCTCGGCTTCGGCGCGATGCGGCTGACCACGAACGCCGACGGCGGCCCCAGCGACCGGGACCGGGCGATCGCGGTGCTGCGCCGCGCGGTCGAGCTGGGGGTCAACCACATCGACACGGCGGCGTTCTACTTCTCGGCGCTGCGCTCGGCCAACGAGCTGATCAACACGGCGCTGTCGCCGTACCCGGACGATCTGGTGATCGTGACCAAGGTCGGGCCGGGGAAGGACCCGTCCGGCGAGTGGCTGCCGATGGCCCGGCCCGACCAGCTGCGCGGCCAGGTCGAGGAGAACCTGCGCCAGCTCGGCCGGGACCACCTCGACGTGGTCAACCTCCGGGTGTACGGTCCGGAACCGCTCGCCGAGCACTTCGGCGCGCTCGCCGAGCTGCGCGACGCCGGCCTGATCCGGCACCTGGGCGTCTCGGCGATCCGCCCGCACCAGCTCGCCGAGGCGCAGGCGATCGCCCCGGTGGTCTGCGTGCAGAACTCCTACGGCCTGGGTTACCGGGCGGGCCAGGACGAGCTGGTGCGGGACTGCGCGGCGCAGGGCATCGCCTTCGTGCCGTTCTTCTCGCTCGCCACCAGCGGGCGGGAGGCGGGCGCGAGCGGCGTGGAACCGGAGGAGGTGCGGGCCGTCGCCCGGGAGCACGGGCTGACCCCGGCGCAGGTCCGGCTGGCCTGGCTCCTCCAGCGCGGGCCGAACGTGCTGGCCATCCCGGGCACCGGCAACCCCGAGCACCTCGCCCAGAACGTGGCCGCCGGCGGGCTGCGCCTCTCCCCCACCGACCTCGCCCGCCTCGACGCCGTGCACCGGGCCGGCTGAGCAGTTCGGCCGTCGGCAGAAGCGGGCGGTACGGGGTCGCGCGGCCGGTGGGCGAGGGCGCAGGGTGGGCTGATGGCGATCTTCTCCGTACAGGCCAACCCGACCGATGCGCGGAGCTGGCTCGACCTGGCCCGACGGGTCGAGGCGGCCGGTTTCGACGCCCTGCTCGCCGGTGACCATCCCGGGCACGGCGCGTCGCCGTTCGTGGCGCTGGCCGCCGCCGCGGCGGTGACCTCGACGCTGGGTCTCGGCTCGTACGTCGCCCACGCGGGGGTGCGGGAGCCGATCCTGCTCGCCACCGACGTGGCCACCCTGGACCTGCTCTCCGGGGGTCGGGCCCGGCTCGGCCTCGGCGCCGGCCACACCCCCGCCGAGTGGCGGGCCGTGGGGCGGGAGCGGCCCGACGTCGCCGCCCGGGTACGCCGCTGCGTGGCCGTCGCCGAGGCCGTCCGGGACCTGCTCGCCGGCCACGAGGTCACCGTGGACACCCCGGAGCTGGTCGCCCGGTCGGCCCGGCTGACCCAGCCGCCCGTCGGGCCTCGGGTGCCGCTCACCATGGGTACGGCCAACTCGACGCTGCTGCGCTGGGCCGGCGCGTACGCCGACGTGGTGGGGTTGACCGGCTTCGGTCGTACCCTCGCCGACGGCCACGCCCACGACGTGCGGTGGCGGGCCGACCAGCTCGACGCGCAGCTCGCGCACGTCGCGGCCGGGGCCACCGGGCGGGCCGAGGCACCCGCGCTGGAGGCCCTGGTGCAGCACGTGGCGGTGACCGACGACGCGGAGGCCGCCGCCGCGGCGACCGCCGCCGACACCGGCCTGACCGTCGCCGAACTCCTCGCCACCCCGTTCGTGCTGATCGGGACCCCCGACGAGATCGTCGCGGCGGTCGCGGCGCACCGCCGCCGGTGGGGCGTGACCCGCTTCGTCGTGCGGGCCGACGCGGTCGGGCCGCTGGGCCCGCTGCTGCCCCGCCTGGCCGGGGCGCGCTGACCGGCGGCCGGCCGGACGGGGCAACGAAACCGGTCGATCGTACGTACGATCCGACCGGTGATGGACGAACGTTTCGCGCTGCCGCCCACGGCGGACGAGCGGGCGCTGCTGACGACTTTCCTCGACTATCAGCGGCACGCGCTGGAGCGCAAGTGCGCCGGCCTCACCGACGAGCAGTTACGCCTCCGGCCGGTGCCCTCGTCCCACCTCTCGCTGCTCGGCCTGGTGCGTCACCTGGCCACCGTCGAGCGGTGGTACTTCCAGGCGGTGATCGCCGACGCCTTCCCCGGTGACCTGTTCGACCGCACGGACGACTGGGACGAGACCTTCGACGACGTGGACCGGGCCACCGGCGAGGAGACGTTCGCGCTCTGGCGGGCGGAGGTCGAGGTGTCCCGGCGGATCGCCGCGGACCGTCCGCTGGCGGCGGTCGGCCGCCCGTTCGCCGGCCGGCACCGCCCGCTGCGCTGGGTGTTCCACCACCTGATCGACGAGTACGCGCGGCACCTCGGCCACGCCGACATCCTGCGCGAGGCGATCGACGGTCAGACCGGGGAGTGACGCGTGGTCGTCCCGCCCGGATGACGGTCGCGCTTGACGTGGAGTGCACTCGAGGTTGAAGAGTGGTCCCATGACGACGACACGACGACTGGGTCGCAGCGGCATCGAGGTCAGCGCGATCGGCATGGGCTGCTGGGCGATCGGCGGGCCGCTCTGGGCGGGCACCCAGCCGCTCGGCTGGGGCGAGGTGGACGACGACGAGTCCGTCCGGACGATCCACCGGGCACTCGAGCTCGGGGCGACCCTCTTCGACACGTCCAGCAACTACGGGGCGGGGCACAGCGAACGGGTCCTCGGGCGGGCCCTCGCCGGCCGCCGTGACCGCGCGGTGATCGCCACCAAGTTCGGTTACCCCACCGACGAGGCCACCCGGCAGGCCACCGGCGAGGACGCCAGCCCGGCGTACGCGCGGCGCAGCCTGGAGGGCTCGCTGCGCCGGCTCGACACCGACCACGTCGACCTGTACCAGCTGCACGTCAACGCGCTGCCGGTGCCGCAGGCCCTGGACCTGGTCGAGACCCTGGAGGCCCTGGTCGCCGAGGGCAAGATCCGGGCGTACGGCTGGAGCACCGACGACCCCGCCTCGGCGCGGGCGTTCGCCACGGCCGGACCGCACTGCGCGGCGATCCAGCACGACCAGTCGGTGCTGCGGGACAACGCGGAGATGCTGGCGGTCTGCGACGAGTTCGACCTGGCCAGCCTCAACCGGGGGCCGCTCGCGATGGGCCTGCTCACC
The Micromonospora sp. R77 DNA segment above includes these coding regions:
- a CDS encoding low temperature requirement protein A, with translation MRGGWRRHVGPTVEVAPGARADRFEILFDLVYVFSFFIISRAATAELTGRGLLHAMLLLAVLWWCWVIHSVVANRVRLGEGFVPAVVVVVIIAVFAFALASPRAFRDSPEGLSGPLVVACSYLVIRLVLMALYVYAVRDEPSRIRRLGPFVLELAFSVSLLFAAALVPPRVTDPETAALVRDGLWVVLVVFQYATPLVAGTASWTVSSAEHWTERYDLILMIALGESLISVGIGSNVIGLPITWPTLVAAALGIVGIAALWWAHFDLVAPAARLAMHGTRGDARTRLARDAYGHLYLIMLAGIVIFALGGEELMHQVSGPQFRLGDPLHGTGALLLYGGTVCFLVGDLLFQLRVLHTVTWTRVGAIVALTGLGALSVHLPLFAAFGLLIGVELVMMAVEMVVLASSREALREGVLEERLARERFETAWRQRRFHDQPDDRRG
- a CDS encoding DinB family protein, whose product is MDERFALPPTADERALLTTFLDYQRHALERKCAGLTDEQLRLRPVPSSHLSLLGLVRHLATVERWYFQAVIADAFPGDLFDRTDDWDETFDDVDRATGEETFALWRAEVEVSRRIAADRPLAAVGRPFAGRHRPLRWVFHHLIDEYARHLGHADILREAIDGQTGE
- a CDS encoding low temperature requirement protein A, yielding MKGGRWRGRLGPAVAVSPGTRVGRFEIFFDLVFVFSFFIITRATALNPSGASLLHALLVLAVLWWSWVMHSVVATRVRLGEGFVPVLMTIAMAGLFTFALSLPQAFRDPRGNAAGPMVAAISYTAIRIIHLSLYLHVVRDSPVERRQLMRFAPEVVGSTLLLLAAALIPPKLDGLASAGAVRDGLWATVVVLQYGTGLLAGTWGWGVASAEHWTERYDLILIIALGESVISVGVGSNLLGQPPTWPAVTAAVLGIFFTAALWWVHYDVIGPAARIALHAAKNGPRVAMARDAYAYLYLPMIAGIILFALGAEALVHQVAAPAVPLHEPAHRSAEALLYGGVICYLCGNMLFQLRTLHTLSWTRVGTVLLLAGCIPVAGAVPALVSLGLLTAICVGLVAAEVMVFGESRQALRALVFEERATHEAQEAAYRARWHEPASDEPST
- a CDS encoding LLM class flavin-dependent oxidoreductase — its product is MAIFSVQANPTDARSWLDLARRVEAAGFDALLAGDHPGHGASPFVALAAAAAVTSTLGLGSYVAHAGVREPILLATDVATLDLLSGGRARLGLGAGHTPAEWRAVGRERPDVAARVRRCVAVAEAVRDLLAGHEVTVDTPELVARSARLTQPPVGPRVPLTMGTANSTLLRWAGAYADVVGLTGFGRTLADGHAHDVRWRADQLDAQLAHVAAGATGRAEAPALEALVQHVAVTDDAEAAAAATAADTGLTVAELLATPFVLIGTPDEIVAAVAAHRRRWGVTRFVVRADAVGPLGPLLPRLAGAR
- a CDS encoding oxidoreductase gives rise to the protein MTTGTIDAAAAGSWRLGDRTVHRLGFGAMRLTTNADGGPSDRDRAIAVLRRAVELGVNHIDTAAFYFSALRSANELINTALSPYPDDLVIVTKVGPGKDPSGEWLPMARPDQLRGQVEENLRQLGRDHLDVVNLRVYGPEPLAEHFGALAELRDAGLIRHLGVSAIRPHQLAEAQAIAPVVCVQNSYGLGYRAGQDELVRDCAAQGIAFVPFFSLATSGREAGASGVEPEEVRAVAREHGLTPAQVRLAWLLQRGPNVLAIPGTGNPEHLAQNVAAGGLRLSPTDLARLDAVHRAG